The genomic stretch agattcagtttattaaaactcaaaaatagtttactgacattgaaccaatcacattttcagaaacatgtttttggtcactaaattcagattttcatttcagaatcttacttttcaaaaatataattttctaatcgcgaaccaatcttACCTATTTATGAGGTTTTTCATTTTGTAGCATTataaaattgtattttgtttttattgatgtaagaGATTATCAGCGAAACAGTTTAGTGGTAAGAATTTATTTgggagtttatttatttatttttagtattttttcatatatttaatatttttatttttatttttaatgtaatttgtatttttttatttattttttcaataaatAGCTTATTGTGGGATTTTTTCGCCCCATGACGAAGTATGCAGGAATGAAGATAGAGTCGGGATTAAAATAGATTACGAGGAGACTAAAACATGTGAAGGCATAACACAATTTATTTCCTCCATGTATACATTTACAATTACACTAAAAGATATGTTCTCTAATTCATTATAATTAGAAATTCTGACTAAAAAAAACTTGaattagaattttttttcaacaaataaaaatcacacgttttattcaagctaaaacgCTCGAACAAGATAATATTTTTAGATTGGGATAATTGTGGCAAAAGTACTCAAAGTTtgagttttgtacgcggcatagacccaaagtttatttttagtggcaaaagtacccagaGTCCCAAAAAGTGTTATTCTGTTTGAATTCCTCTGTTAGTTACATCTGAGTGTACacgtgtcacttcgtgattggtccaactcaataatatattagggatatttgcggcataagtacccaatgtttgggttttgtacgcggcataagtacccgatgtttaaaaataattatgatttggaccaataaaaacgtgacacgtgtctgcctaacagaggaggctgacggaattacagttttactgactttgagtacttttgccactaaaaataaactttTGGTATATGCCCGTACAAAACCCACTTTTGCCACAATTATCCTTTTAGATTAGCATATATGCTTCCTATTTGGATCATATATACCTTCTCCTCCGTCCTAAGAAAAGGCTATTCCCGACCAATTTTGTCGAATCAAAGCATGACAAAAGTTTAGGCTAGTACAGAGTCTGCATTCTGCAATAAccaatttcaattaattaatcataaaaaGTTCAAGACTTAAGTTTTTTCAATAGTTAAATCTTACTGCAACCAAGATCATCATTTCAGTCATATATAATTGTAATGGTAAAAAGTTTCAAAGGAAAAGATGAAGTAGTACTCAAAGTGATTGATCCCCAAGAAAAAGCATATAATATGTCTGCCACAAATCAATCTTGTATATACTAAACCCTTACCAACAAGATATCAAAATCTCCCATTTCCAAAGCAAAGCATATCTTCTGGTTACTTCTTCTTCACCAATGGCTTCCTCTACCATCCACCTACAACCACCTCTGACATTGTTCATCTTCTTCACTACCCAGTTATGGAAACTCCTCTTCATCCACTGGGGTTCGCTCTTTTGCTTCTTCTCACCGTCTCTTCTTTCCATCCAGGTACGTACATAAATATACACACGCATGAGATtatcaatgtatatatatatatataatatagatttAATTAATGGTTTGATTTTATGCTAAGTAGGAGCTGAAGGAGGAGGTATTGGGGTTAACTATGGAACTGTAGCAGATGATCTTCCACCACCAGCTGAAGTGGCACAATTCCTTGTAAAATCCACCATTATCAACCGAATTCGACTATTCGacgcaaacccagaaatcctcaAAGCTTTTGCTCACACTGGAATCTCATTCACCATTACTATCCCCAACGATCAAATCCCACGTCTCACGAAGCTCGCCTCAGCCCAACAATGGCTCAAAACCACCGTCCAACCCTACCTCCCGGCAACCAACATAGTCCGAATCTTAATGGGCAACGAAGTCTTGGCCACCGCAAACAAGCTCCTAATCGCCTCCCTCGTCCCCGCCATGGAAACCCTCCACGCCGCCCTCGTCGACGCCGGACTCGACCGCCGAATCAAGGTCTCCACCCCTCACTCCCTCGGAATTCTCGCCTCTTCGAGTCCTCCGTCGACGGGAAAGTTCCGGCAAGGCTACGACATCCATGTGCTTAAACCCCTACTGGGTTTTCTCCAGTCGACCGACTCGCCTTTCATGGTGAACCCGTACCCCTTTTTCGGGTCGTCGCCGGAAACGATAGATTACGCTCTGTTCCGAGTCAACGCcggtgtcgttgaccaaaacacaGAGCTCAAATATAGCAACATGTTGGACGCTCAGCTAGACGCCGTGTATTCGGCCATGAAGGTTTTGGGGTTTTCGGATCTCGATATCGTGATCGCCGAAACGGGTTGGCCCTCAGACGGAGATTTGCCCCAGATCGGAGTCGATCCGACCACAGCGGCGGAGTACAACGGGAACCTTTTGCATCACGTGACTTCTGGTTCAGGCACGCCCCTCATGCCGAACCGGACTTTCGAGACTTACATATTTGCTCTCTTTAATGAGAATCTCAAGCCCGGCCCAACATGCGAGAGGAACTTTGGGCTTTTCAGGCCCGATTTTACGCCAGTATACGACATTGGAATTTTACGGCCCACGGTAGTAGTAGTAGACGCCGCTGTTGTAGATAAAAACCACCCAAAAATATCTTTGATAATCGTCGTCGTTTTGGTCATTTTGCTTGATTGGTTTTTCGCCTTGTCTATTGTATGACAGGCTCGATCGTCCGTACCTGTTGATCCAATTCAAGACCCAGGGCATAGCCCAAGCCCAAGACAAAGCCCAGGACCAAGTTCAAGCCCAGGCCCAAGCGCAGGACCAGTGGCGCCGTCACCGGAGACTCCGTCGCCACCACCGAATGAGGAGGGGAGAGGCAGAGGGAAAGGTTGGTGTCTACCCAAAATGGCGGCGGATTCGGAAGACTTGCAAAGGAATATTGATTATGTGTGTGGGCTGGGCTTAGATTGTGGCCCAATCCAAGAAGGTGGGCCGTGCTTTTTACCCAACTCAGTCAGAGCCCATGCAGCTTATGCCATGAACTTGTATTACCAAGTAATGGGAACGAACGGCTATGCTTGTGATTTCGAGAAAACTGGAGCAATCTCCCACGTTGATCCAAGTATGTATGCTTTTTGGTATCATATTATTTTAacgtatttttatttttataatttatttatatttattgttactTATTTTTAAAATACAGGCTA from Humulus lupulus chromosome 5, drHumLupu1.1, whole genome shotgun sequence encodes the following:
- the LOC133834464 gene encoding glucan endo-1,3-beta-glucosidase, whose protein sequence is METPLHPLGFALLLLLTVSSFHPGAEGGGIGVNYGTVADDLPPPAEVAQFLVKSTIINRIRLFDANPEILKAFAHTGISFTITIPNDQIPRLTKLASAQQWLKTTVQPYLPATNIVRILMGNEVLATANKLLIASLVPAMETLHAALVDAGLDRRIKVSTPHSLGILASSSPPSTGKFRQGYDIHVLKPLLGFLQSTDSPFMVNPYPFFGSSPETIDYALFRVNAGVVDQNTELKYSNMLDAQLDAVYSAMKVLGFSDLDIVIAETGWPSDGDLPQIGVDPTTAAEYNGNLLHHVTSGSGTPLMPNRTFETYIFALFNENLKPGPTCERNFGLFRPDFTPVYDIGILRPTARSSVPVDPIQDPGHSPSPRQSPGPSSSPGPSAGPVAPSPETPSPPPNEEGRGRGKGWCLPKMAADSEDLQRNIDYVCGLGLDCGPIQEGGPCFLPNSVRAHAAYAMNLYYQVMGTNGYACDFEKTGAISHVDPSYGKCKY